The Pyrus communis chromosome 5, drPyrComm1.1, whole genome shotgun sequence region AGGACACATGCAGCCATACACATCTTGGAGTTTCAAGCTCAGCCACGAAAGAATCATGTTCCAATAACAATGAAGAGAAGGGTGGGGAAGAAAAGATTTTGCATTTCTTATCAGATCAAGTTGATAATTCTGTTCGTGGTTGCTCTGAAAGTGGGGAATTTCCTGACATTCAATTTCCAAAAGCTTCTGTTAAAAAGGTTTTACAAGCCAaaagaaagctattggttgaAGAATCAGAAGATCTCTTATATTCGAGCAATATTGCATTCCAAATAGCGGCTACTATAAGGAAGTCGTTACCAGGTGAGAAGGATGCCCACCAGGGAAGATTGTTGACGAATATTACAGATGAAAAGGGGCCATCTCCGAAACTTATTGCTGAAAAGCTAGAGAGTTCCTTGAATCAGTTGGCAAAAACATCTGGTCTGTTAGTCAGGGCTTGCAATggacatttaaatttttattctgccacaaaacaagcTTCCTCATATCAAAGTGCTCAAACTGTTAGCGTTGCTAAAGGATCTGCTACCAGTTCTGAAAGTAAAGGGTGCAGTGTGAAAAATATCTCTCAATATAATCCGGTAAAGAGGCGGAGGCTTGAGATTCATCTGAAAAGGTCCAGTTTTGATTCAGAAGAGTACGCTTTGTATAGACGGTATCAAATAGCGGTGCATAATGATACCCCTGAACATGTTACAGAAAGCTCATACAGGAGGTTCCTGGTTGATACTCCCTTAAATTATGTTCCTCCAAAAGGTGATGGTACCGTTCCACCTTGTGGCTTTGGTTCTTTCCATCAGCAATATGTGATTGATGGCAAGCTTGTTGCAGTCGGTGTTATAGATATCCTCCCTAGATGTTTGTCAAGTAAATACTTATTTTGGGACCCAGATTTTGCCTTCCTATCACCTGGAAAGTATTCAGCACTACAAGAAATAAATTGGGTCAAAGAAAATCAAGCCCATTGCTCCACGCTTCAGTATTATTATCTCGGTTATTACATTCACTCTTGCAGTAAGATGAGATACAAAGCAGCATATTGCCCGTCTGAGCTACTCTGTCCTTTACGTTACCAGTAAGTTCCCCTTTGCTTGCACCAGCTGACCATGGAAAGCTGTTAACAGTTTCAGTTTACTAATTAGGTTGAAAATTGTTCCTTTATACATCTGTCCTTTAGGTTTCCAGTAAGTTTCCCTTCTCTTGATAATTATATCACATGCAAACTGAAGTTTTCATATGAGACCAATTTATCTACTTTTTCTACATAATGAATGGAAATCATTACTTTTCATGTTAATCGAGAAAATTTTCTAGTGCCCTGATATTCAAATTTCGGTGGCTGACAAACTGAGATTTCACCACCAGGTGGGTTCCTTTTGATATCGCCAAACCTTTGCTTGATAAAAAGCAGTATGCTGTTCTATCTGATGTTTCCATCCCACAAGATAGCTTGCAACCTCATGTTTCTGAAGAAGTCATGAAAGTGCAACATGATGACAGTGGGAAAGAAGACACTAATGATTTTCCTATGTACGACGATGAAGGAGCGTTTGACTGTGAATATGAAAGCTCAGACAACGAACAAAATCTGTTATCTGCTGATGTAGAATATGGAGATGTTGGTAACGTTTTAATCGGGTTGAAGGGATCTCGTGTGAGATTCAAGGTATGTATACTCAAGCTTCATAGAATTTTCAGATACCTAATTTAAAACTACTGAAACCTCCCCGCCCAAAATCCAACCCCTTATTGTGCATTCATTTACTTACTACACTAGTTTCTCTTGAAGGATATAATGTTCGCTTTTGGCGCCTCAGAACGGAGTTACTTGGAGCTACAGCTGCATAGATATATGAGAGTTGTAGGCAAAGAGCTGGCTGAGCGAATGGTTTATTCACTCGAGTAATTTGGCCGTTCTCACGACTCTTATATGGATTTCATCACAAGGGAAAGATTTATACATTGCAGTTGGAGCCGACTTTTCTGCCTGAATCAACGACGCCTGGTCATTTTAGCCGGGGCTAAACCCGAGAGCCAATGTCGAATAATTTGGTTCGGACGCTTGTTTGCTGTTCGAATCGCCTGTGTTCAATATCCGACAGACTCCTTCCCCGGATTCATCTTGCAgtttgcatgttttttttttatgtcaagTCATATCTATATGAAGTAAATTTATCAGAGTTGCCCAAATGCACAATTAAGCTTGGATTTACCCATTTTATATTTTACGTAATATCAGACTAATTTTATCGCCACCATTACCTTGGCTATTAAATTAGAACAGTTGCTACTCGAGGATGTCTGTGAACTCGTACTCAAATCTCTTCGTGTTCAAATCATTgagttttgtgtttatgattagaatcgttcatattataatttaCTCTATAAAGTTATTTctgtaaaaaatgaattaaaactaaggtcattCAGTCAATCTATTTTACCAATTACGTAGATGGTAAGtacttttttttatcaaatttgttCTTCTGTTTTTATACAGTTAGATGATTAaacaattttagttttaatttatttttttaaaatgcgatttttctagaataatttataatatgaaccgatctaatcataaacacaaaattctATGAAACAACAATGAATAATTTTGAGCAAGAACTCTTCCTTGTTCTTTAAGGAGGCAAGTACTCACCGAATCATTGGTGGCTGTTTTTTTGGAATTATTGGTAGCTGTTTCCCAGAAATTTCCATTTTCCTACCATAAACaaaacttaaataaataaaagaaaaagaaaaaggtcgGTGCTTAATTACTTGCGGGCCCCTTTGTATGATTGAAAGCGTATTTCAACGTCAGCAAAACTGTTTTTTTTCCGGCCAAATTGAACGGATTAATTTCGGCGCATGAAGATGCTCGAGTCAGTTCATTTTTGCTACTGTTTCTTGACGTGCACGGTATTGGTAcaattaactaaaaaaaaaaaaatctgagagAATAAGATGAGAAAATTCCCAAATTAGGAAATCAAACAGAATCAACCATAATCGTGATTCATATAGCCCGTACTCATCACACGAGAAAATCTGTCTCTTAACTTGATGAGAGAAACAGATCAAATGAGAATACCCTTGACTAAGAAAGCCTCTGTCAAATTTAATTGAACTAGAGATTGCATTTGAAGAGAGGTTACATACAACAtgatcaaatttgaaaacaatcAAATGTTTTTACAATTTTGTTATTGCAGGCAAGTGCAGATAGTTGCCTAAATTGAGGAATCAAGAGCTTAGTAATTCACATGAGTGGAAGAAGAACAATGAGATTTGAAGAATGTACAATTGGGTACGAACGGGGAACCGATCAACCTTCGTCTGCATCGCTGCTACCGACTTGTGCTTCATGACTGGCCCAATAAGTTCTTCCTTCCGGACCCGACACCTTAACCCTGCTCAAGAATGAAACTCACAACgttattttcacaaaacttagattagattagaatgTTAAATTTTCTTTCTACGCATGTCTACTGACCGCTCAAGTACGGATTTTCCTTCCTTGTACTTCTGGCTCTTTTCGTGGGCAGTTTCCTGAAAGAAACCATCAAAACGAATAACAGCAGAGAAAGAAATGTATAAATCATGATAGTTCTAATCATGGCCAAGTGATCCTACATATTTCCACCCCACTATCGATCCACACCCAACG contains the following coding sequences:
- the LOC137734079 gene encoding arginyl-tRNA--protein transferase 2-like, producing MSGKTKKGEAGSSSGGGSSNHRGESVVVDYGKNKSSCGYCKSGARTSISHGLWAHSITINDYQDLLDRGWRRSGCFLYKPEMERTCCPAYTIRLRVGDFVPSKEQIRVSGRMQRFLEGTLECKKPGESLENPNASKDTCSHTHLGVSSSATKESCSNNNEEKGGEEKILHFLSDQVDNSVRGCSESGEFPDIQFPKASVKKVLQAKRKLLVEESEDLLYSSNIAFQIAATIRKSLPGEKDAHQGRLLTNITDEKGPSPKLIAEKLESSLNQLAKTSGLLVRACNGHLNFYSATKQASSYQSAQTVSVAKGSATSSESKGCSVKNISQYNPVKRRRLEIHLKRSSFDSEEYALYRRYQIAVHNDTPEHVTESSYRRFLVDTPLNYVPPKGDGTVPPCGFGSFHQQYVIDGKLVAVGVIDILPRCLSSKYLFWDPDFAFLSPGKYSALQEINWVKENQAHCSTLQYYYLGYYIHSCSKMRYKAAYCPSELLCPLRYQWVPFDIAKPLLDKKQYAVLSDVSIPQDSLQPHVSEEVMKVQHDDSGKEDTNDFPMYDDEGAFDCEYESSDNEQNLLSADVEYGDVGNVLIGLKGSRVRFKDIMFAFGASERSYLELQLHRYMRVVGKELAERMVYSLE